A stretch of DNA from Saccharospirillum mangrovi:
AACCGGCGTAGCCCCACTGAATGGTCAGGCCCAATGCCAGAATGGCGTAGCAGGCGGCTTCGGCGAGCAGACGAATGCTGAACGGCGCGCCCATAAAGGCGAACACCAACGCAAACAACAGCGCCAGGCCACCGAACAGATACAGAGTTTTTTCGGATTGATTCATCACAGAACCTTCCCTTTCAGGATGCCGGTCGGGCGCCAGACCAGAATCGCCACCAGAATGAAGAACGGAATGGTGATTTTGTATTCAGTCGGTACGAACGCCAGGTTAGCTGGCAGTTCCCAACCGAAGGTGGTTGCCAGCGGGCGCAGCAAAATGGACCAGTTGAACACCGCCAGTGTTTCGGCAAAGCCGACCACAAAACCGCCGACCAAAGCGCCATACGGATGGCCGACACCGCCGACAATGGCGGCGGCAAAAATGGGCAACAGAATCATGAACGACAAGTCGGGTTTCAGTGTTACGTCGAGCGACAACAAGGTTCCCGCGGCGCAGGCGAGCGCACCGGCAATGACCCAGGTAACGCCAACGACGGTGTTGGTGTTGATGCCGGAAACGCGAGCCAGATCCGGGTTGTCGGACATGGCGCGCATGGCTTTGCCCAAACGGGTGCGGTTCAGAAAAACGTGCAACGCGACGACTGCCAGAATCGTGAACACGAACAGCAAAATTTGCGGCTCGGTGATGACGATTTTTTCCGAGGCTTCGGTTAAGCCAAAACTGAAAATGCTTTTGCGATCGTCGATGTACAGGCTTTGCGAGCCGGTGCCGGCGAAGAAGCGAATCACGCCTTGCAGCATCAGGGTGACGCCGACGGAGGCCATTACCATTACCACCGGCTTGACGTTGTTTTCGCGCAGCGGTTTGTAGAAGGCTTTGTCGAGGCCGATGGCGATAACGGCGGTCGCCGCCATGGCAACCGGCATCATCACGAACGCCGTCGGCAAACCGATGGCCGGGCCGACCGCCGGGAACAGGGCGGTGAGAATCAGCACTAAAAAAGTACCCATTGTCATCATGTCGGCGTGGGCAAAATGCGCGAAGCGCAGAATGCCGAAAATCAGCGTTACGCCGATGGCGCCAATGGCGTAAATGGAACCGATCACGGCTCCGGAAATCAGCACGAAATTGATGAAGAAAATCAGCTCGTTCAAAACGGACTCCTTGTAACCTCAACCACCCAGGAAGCTTTTCGCCACTTCCGGGTCGGCGAGCAAATTGGCGCCGGTGTCTGTGTAACGGTTCTGGCCGGCGGCCAATACGAACCCCTTGTGCGCAATGCGCAGTGCCTGCTTGGCGTTTTGTTCCACCATCAGCACACCGACACCGCTTTTGTTCACGGCCACAACACGCTCGAAAATTTCGTTCATGTACAGCGGCGACAATCCGGCGGTCGGTTCGTCCAGCAACAGCAAGCTGGGTTCGACCATCAGCGCGCGGCCCATGGCAACCATCTGACGTTGGCCGCCAGAAAGTTCACCGGCCGGTTGGCGGCGTTTGTCTTTTAAGTCCGGGAAGAAGGAGTAGACGCGTTCGAGCATGTAGCTGTAATCGTCTTTGCGCGTGAAGGCGCCCATTTCCAGGTTTTCTTCCACGCTCAGGCTGACGAACACATTGTGTTCCTGCGGCACGAACGCCATGCCTTTGCGCACCAGCGCGTCGGGCGCGTTGTTGGTGATGTCGTCACCGCGCAGGGTGATGTTGCCTTCGCTGATGTTGAGCAGGCCGAAAATGGCTTTCAGCGTGGTCGATTTGCCGGCGCCGTTGGGGCCGACGATGACGCCAATTTCATCCTGCTCGATGCTCATGTTGACGCCGTTCAAGATGTTCATGCCGCCGTAGCCGGCGAAGATATTGTTGGTTTCAAGCAGGGCCATTGGACGCTCCGGTTGCGGGCTCGGTCGGGTCGCTGCCGAAATAGGCTTCGATGACGGCGGGGTTGTTCTGAATTTCTTCGATGGTGCCTTCGACCATCACGCTGCCTTGCGCCAGCACGATCACCGGGTCGCACAGTTCGGCAATCATGTCCATGTCGTGCTCGATCACCAGGAAGGAATAACCCAGTTCTTTATTCAGTCGCTGGATGTTGCGCACCAGATCTTTCAACAACGTGCGGTTTACGCCGGCGGCGATTTCGTCGAGCAGCACGACCTTGGCATCGACCATCATGGTGCGGCCCAGTTCGAGCAGCTTTTTCTGGCCGCCCGACAAGTTGCCCGCCAGTTCGTTGCGCACGTGGCTGAGGCCAATAAAGTCGATCACATCAATGGCTTTCTGGCGCACCTCGGCTTCGCGCGCGGCCACTAAGCCAGGGCGGAACCAGGTGTTGAAGATGTTTTCGCCCGGTTGTGCCGGCGGCACCATCATCAGGTTTTCCAGAGCGCTCAGATGACTGAATTCCTGGGCAATCTGGAAAGTCCGCAACAGGCCTTTGCCGAACAATTGCTGCGACGGCAGGTTGGTGATGTCTTCGCCGTCCAGCGTGATGCGACCGCTGTCGACCGGAAAGGTGCCAGCAATCAAATTGAACAACGTGGATTTACCGGCGCCATTGGGGCCGATCAGCCCGGTGATGGAGCCTTTCTCAACGCTGATTGAACAGTCGTTGATGACTTGCAGCGCGCCGAAGGCTTTCGACACTCCGCTGACGTCAATGATGGAACTCATTAACCCTCCCGCATTTTTGGGTTGGCCGTCGCTCTGCGGCAACTGGCCGTCTGGATTGGCGTGCATGGTGCTGAGCCGCAGGTCGGTCGGTGATTTTGCCCAACAGCAAAACCGGCCGGGCAAGGCCCAACGGGAAAGACACGCTCGAGACAGTGATCGTGATGCGCCAGTGAGGACGCCGGACGCTTCGGCCAGGCCGTGCGTCTCTTGTGAGTGTTTTGGTGGGGTTTGTGAACCGCCGCTCAAAATCCGGGCGATTCTACACGGTTCAGGCCGGGAAATGAACGCGCCAGGCCGTTGTGGCGGGCCTGGCGCGGTTAAAAAGTCAATCGGCTGTGGCGGGGCGCACCGGTCGGCTTAAGCACACCGCGAGCAACGCCAGTGGCAGCAACAACCAGAGCGGCCCGCCCCAGCGCTGATAGGGCGTGCGGCCGGTGCGCAATTCGACCTCGCCGGTAACCGTCGCCACTTCAAACTGGGCGCTGCGCTGCAACACCCGGCCGCGCGCGTCGATCAACGCCGAAATGCCGTTTTGAGTGGCGCGCACCAGGTCGCGACCGTTTTCGATGGCGCGCATCCGGGTAATCTGCAAATGCTGGTGCGGCGCCAGCGAATCGCCAAACCAGGCGTCGTTGCTGACCATCACCAGCAAATCCGAATCGCGCGCCAGCTTGCGCACCAAACCGGGGTAGGCCG
This window harbors:
- a CDS encoding branched-chain amino acid ABC transporter permease — encoded protein: MNELIFFINFVLISGAVIGSIYAIGAIGVTLIFGILRFAHFAHADMMTMGTFLVLILTALFPAVGPAIGLPTAFVMMPVAMAATAVIAIGLDKAFYKPLRENNVKPVVMVMASVGVTLMLQGVIRFFAGTGSQSLYIDDRKSIFSFGLTEASEKIVITEPQILLFVFTILAVVALHVFLNRTRLGKAMRAMSDNPDLARVSGINTNTVVGVTWVIAGALACAAGTLLSLDVTLKPDLSFMILLPIFAAAIVGGVGHPYGALVGGFVVGFAETLAVFNWSILLRPLATTFGWELPANLAFVPTEYKITIPFFILVAILVWRPTGILKGKVL
- a CDS encoding ABC transporter ATP-binding protein; the protein is MALLETNNIFAGYGGMNILNGVNMSIEQDEIGVIVGPNGAGKSTTLKAIFGLLNISEGNITLRGDDITNNAPDALVRKGMAFVPQEHNVFVSLSVEENLEMGAFTRKDDYSYMLERVYSFFPDLKDKRRQPAGELSGGQRQMVAMGRALMVEPSLLLLDEPTAGLSPLYMNEIFERVVAVNKSGVGVLMVEQNAKQALRIAHKGFVLAAGQNRYTDTGANLLADPEVAKSFLGG
- a CDS encoding ABC transporter ATP-binding protein, encoding MSSIIDVSGVSKAFGALQVINDCSISVEKGSITGLIGPNGAGKSTLFNLIAGTFPVDSGRITLDGEDITNLPSQQLFGKGLLRTFQIAQEFSHLSALENLMMVPPAQPGENIFNTWFRPGLVAAREAEVRQKAIDVIDFIGLSHVRNELAGNLSGGQKKLLELGRTMMVDAKVVLLDEIAAGVNRTLLKDLVRNIQRLNKELGYSFLVIEHDMDMIAELCDPVIVLAQGSVMVEGTIEEIQNNPAVIEAYFGSDPTEPATGASNGPA